In Bos indicus isolate NIAB-ARS_2022 breed Sahiwal x Tharparkar chromosome 19, NIAB-ARS_B.indTharparkar_mat_pri_1.0, whole genome shotgun sequence, the following proteins share a genomic window:
- the MYADML2 gene encoding myeloid-associated differentiation marker-like protein 2 yields MGSTMEPPGGGYLHLGAVTSPVGTARVLQLVFGCTTFSLVAHRGGFSGVQGTFCVAAWGFCFALSVLVVACEFTRLHGCLRLSWGNFTAAFAMLATLLSATAAVIYPLYFTRLECPPEPEGCTARNFRLAASVFAGLLFLAYATEVALTRARPGQVASYMATVSGLLKIVQAFVACIIFGALVHDSRYGRYVATQWCVAVYSLCFLATVVVVILSVLGHTGGLGCPFDRMVVVYTFLAVLLYLSAAVIWPVFCFDPKYGEPGRPPDCLRGSCPWDSQLVVATFTYVNLLLYVADLAYSQRIRFVPTF; encoded by the coding sequence ATGGGCAGCACCATGGAGCCCCCCGGGGGCGGCTACCTGCACCTGGGTGCCGTGACGTCTCCCGTGGGCACAGCCCGCGTGCTGCAGCTGGTCTTTGGCTGCACCACCTTCAGCCTGGTGGCCCACAGGGGTGGCTTCTCGGGCGTTCAGGGCACCTTCTGCGTGGCAGCCTGGGGTTTCTGCTTTGCGCTCTCCGTCCTGGTGGTGGCCTGCGAGTTCACCCGGCTACACGGCTGTCTGCGCCTGTCCTGGGGAAACTTCACAGCGGCCTTCGCCATGCTCGCCACGCTGCTGTCTGCTACAGCGGCGGTCATCTACCCACTATACTTCACCCGGCTGGAGTGTCCGCCTGAGCCCGAGGGCTGCACAGCCAGGAACTTCCGCCTGGCAGCCAGCGTCTTCGCCGGGCTCCTCTTCTTGGCCTACGCTACGGAGGTGGCCCTGACCCGGGCCCGGCCAGGCCAGGTGGCCAGCTACATGGCCACAGTGTCAGGCCTCCTCAAGATCGTCCAGGCCTTCGTGGCCTGCATCATATTTGGGGCGCTGGTCCATGATAGCCGTTATGGGCGCTACGTGGCCACCCAATGGTGTGTGGCCGTCTACAGCCTTTGCTTCCTGGccacagtggtggtggtgatccTGAGTGTGCTGGGTCACACGGGGGGCCTGGGCTGCCCCTTCGACCGTATGGTGGTGGTGTACACCTTCTTGGCCGTGCTCCTCTACCTCAGCGCTGCAGTGATCTGGCCCGTCTTCTGCTTCGACCCCAAGTATGGTGAGCCTGGGCGGCCCCCCGACTGCCTGAGGGGCAGCTGCCCCTGGGACAGCCAGCTGGTGGTGGCCACCTTCACTTACGTCAACCTGCTCCTCTACGTCGCCGACCTGGCCTACTCCCAGAGGATCCGCTTCGTGCCCACCTTCTAG